In Fluviicola taffensis DSM 16823, the following are encoded in one genomic region:
- the rplS gene encoding 50S ribosomal protein L19: MDFIRELQKELVELKEFPAFGAGDTVTVSYKIKEGNKERVQLFQGVVLQRRGQGTTETFTVRKMSGNVGVERIFPISSPFIDTITVNKRGAVRRARIFYFRGLTGKAARIKEKRSYSHS, from the coding sequence ATGGATTTTATCAGAGAGCTTCAAAAAGAACTAGTAGAATTGAAAGAATTCCCAGCATTTGGCGCTGGAGATACAGTTACAGTATCATACAAAATTAAAGAAGGAAACAAAGAGCGCGTTCAGCTTTTTCAAGGTGTTGTTTTACAACGTCGTGGACAAGGTACAACTGAAACCTTTACGGTTCGTAAAATGTCAGGAAACGTAGGAGTTGAGCGTATCTTCCCTATTTCTTCTCCTTTCATTGATACAATTACAGTAAACAAACGTGGAGCTGTACGTCGTGCACGTATCTTCTACTTCCGTGGTCTTACTGGTAAAGCAGCACGTATCAAGGAAAAAAGAAGCTACTCTCACTCATAA